In Candidatus Krumholzibacteriia bacterium, the genomic window CCAGAGCAAGCGTGCCGCCATCTACCACCGCGTGCACCGGATCATGCACCAGGATCCGCCCTACACCTTCATCAACGCGGTGCCGGAAAAGCGGCCCATCGCCAGGCGCATCCAGGGCGTCATGATTTCACCCAAGGGGCCCTACGACTTCTGGCCGGGGGCGAACTACTGGTGGGTCGACGAGGGCGCCGCCAGCGTCGCGTCCGACTGATGACGAGATGCTGCAATACACGCTGCGGCGCCTCCTGTACCTTGTCCCCACGCTGATCGGCATCACGATCGTCACGTTCGTCGTGATCAACCTGGCACCGGGCGATCCGGTGGAGTTGATCAATCGCGGGCAGATGGACGCACGCGTCTCCCCGCAGGCCTATCAGAACATGCTCCACCTGTACGGGCTCGACGACCCCATCCACGTCCGCTACGCCACCTGGCTCAAGCGTCTGATGACCCTGGATTTCGGCAACTCGTTCCTGGATCACCGGCCCGTCATGGAGAAGATTGCGGAACGGTTGCCGGCCACCCTGATTCTGAACATCACCTCGCTGGTGGCGGCGCTGATGCTCTCGGTGCCGCTGGGGTTGTACGCGGCAATGCGACAGAACTCGACCTTCGACAAGGTCGGCGGCGCCACACTGTACTTTCTGTATTCACTGCCCGAGTTCTGGGTGGCGCTGCTGCTCATCATGCTGTTCGGTGTCAAGCTGCGCCTGCTTCCCTTCCACGGCATGGAATCCATGGACGCGCACAACCTGGGCTTCTTCGCCTACGGGTGGGACCGCTTTCTGCACATGCTCCTGCCGGTCACCTGCCTCACCTATGGTTCGCTCGCGTATCTCTCGCGCTTCGTGCGCGGTTCGTCGCTGGAAGTCATCCGCCAGGACTACATCCGCACGGCGCGCGCCAAGGGGCTGGGCGAAAAACAGATCGTGTACCGGCACGTCTTCCGCAACACGCTGATCCCGGTGCTCACCCTGCTGGGTCTGCTGCTCCCCACGCTCATCAGCGGCAGCATCATCCTGGAGTCGATCTTCTCGTGGCCGGGTGTGGGCGAGCTCTTCTTCACGTCGGTGCGCGCGCGCG contains:
- a CDS encoding ABC transporter permease; protein product: MLQYTLRRLLYLVPTLIGITIVTFVVINLAPGDPVELINRGQMDARVSPQAYQNMLHLYGLDDPIHVRYATWLKRLMTLDFGNSFLDHRPVMEKIAERLPATLILNITSLVAALMLSVPLGLYAAMRQNSTFDKVGGATLYFLYSLPEFWVALLLIMLFGVKLRLLPFHGMESMDAHNLGFFAYGWDRFLHMLLPVTCLTYGSLAYLSRFVRGSSLEVIRQDYIRTARAKGLGEKQIVYRHVFRNTLIPVLTLLGLLLPTLISGSIILESIFSWPGVGELFFTSVRARDYPVVMGLSFITAVLVLISTLVADLLYAWADPRVTYR